Proteins encoded in a region of the Hemiscyllium ocellatum isolate sHemOce1 chromosome 10, sHemOce1.pat.X.cur, whole genome shotgun sequence genome:
- the LOC132819260 gene encoding 5-hydroxytryptamine receptor 1B-like, whose amino-acid sequence MNESAECLPPNSVQLQANSKHVNCSAKVSAPGGTGITAWGVSASVFLCLITLATVLSNGFVIATIYQARKLHTPANILIASLAVTDLLVSILVMPLSIVYTVSGTWNLGQVVCDIWLSSDITCCTASILHLCVIALDRYWAITDAVEYSMKRTPERAAVMIVTVWVISICISIPPLFWRQAKAGELMHCAVNTDQIFYTIYSTFGAFYIPTLLLIALYGRIYVEARSRILKQAPKQSGKRLTKAQLVTHSPGSSSLSSVNSRVTELPSETASPVNLNHVKVKVSDMLLEKKRISAARERKATKTLGIILGAFIVCWLPFFIITLVLPICKEACWFHQAIFDFFNWLGYLNSLVNPIIYTMSNEDFKQAFQKLIRCR is encoded by the coding sequence ATGAACGAGTCCGCCGAGTGCCTGCCGCCAAACAGCGTGCAGCTGCAAGCCAACTCCAAGCATGTCAACTGCAGCGCCAAAGTGAGTGCTCCCGGAGGGACTGGCATCACTGCCTGGGGGGTATCGGCCTCGGTTTTCCTGTGTCTTATCACCCTGGCCACGGTGCTCTCCAATGGGTTTGTCATCGCCACCATTTACCAAGCCCGCAAGCTGCACACTCCCGCCAACATCCTGATCGCCTCGCTGGCTGTGACCGACCTGCTGGTCTCCATCCTGGTCATGCCCCTCAGTATTGTCTACACTGTCAGCGGCACCTGGAACCTCGGCCAGGTTGTATGTGACATCTGGCTGTCCTCCGACATTACCTGCTGCACCGCCTCGATCCTCCATCTGTGCGTGATCGCACTGGACCGATACTGGGCGATCACCGACGCGGTGGAGTACTCGATGAAGCGAACCCCTGAAAGAGCCGCTGTGATGATAGTCACTGTCTGGGTCATCTCCATCTGCATCTCCATCCCGCCTCTGTTCTGGAGGCAAGCCAAAGCCGGAGAGCTCATGCACTGCGCTGTCAACACAGACCAGATCTTCTACACCATCTACTCAACTTTCGGCGCCTTCTACATCCCCACGCTGCTGCTGATCGCCCTATACGGGCGGATTTACGTGGAGGCCAGGTCCCGGATCCTAAAGCAGGCGCCGAAGCAGAGCGGCAAGCGCCTGACCAAGGCTCAGCTGGTCACCCACTCCCCAGGATCTTCTTCCCTGTCCTCCGTCAACTCCCGGGTGACCGAGTTACCCAGCGAGACCGCCTCCCCGGTTAACCTCAACCACGTCAAAGTCAAGGTTTCcgacatgttgctggaaaagaagcGGATCTCGGCGGCCCGGGAGAGGAAGGCCACCAAAACCTTAGGGATCATCCTCGGCGCCTTCATTGTGTGTTGGCTGCCGTTCTTTATCATCACCCTGGTCTTACCCATCTGCAAGGAGGCGTGCTGGTTCCACCAGGCCATCTTCGACTTCTTTAACTGGCTGGGCTATCTCAATTCCCTCGTCAACCCCATCATCTACACCATGTCCAATGAAGACTTTAAGCAGGctttccagaaactcatccgcTGTCGGTGA